The genomic window CGCTAAGTCCCAATCTCCAAAGATTTTATATAATCTTGATAAATATTTAGCAGCCGCAGAGGTAGAACTTATAGGATCACTACGCTCGTCTACATAACTGCTTACATCGAGATTGTACTCTTTTCCGGTAGTAAACATAAACTGCCACAAACCTGTAGCTCCCACTCTAGATCTGGCCTTTGGCTTTAATGCAGACTCCACAATAGACAAATACTTCATTTCCAGCGGAATATTGTAATTATCAAATTCAGCCTCAAACATCGGAAAATAAAAATGGCTCAAACCCATTAAACGCTCTAGAGAGGTCCTTCTATGTTTTAAGTAACGCTTTATAACACTTTCTAATGAAGGATTATATTCTATATTGAAAGGTGTTTTAGCATTAAGACGTGCTAATCTTGCTTTTAAAGTATCAGTAGACAATTCAGGATAATCAACAGGCTCATAAGTTAATTCTGTGACGGATTTGTAGATTGTATCATACAATGAGTTACTGTATAATTCTTCTAACCATTTTTGGTCTAATTCGGCGGCTTCAGGATGATCTTTGAGGTTTTTGATATTTAAAGTATCCTTTTCAGCAGGAATCTCTTTTCCTAGAGTGGTAGTTTTACCATCAATAAGCGTATCTCCAACTTTTATAGTTGACGAAATTGTGTCTGTTTTTGTTTGTGAAAACCCAAGGGTTACCAAACTACAGACTATTATTAGGGTATTGAACTTGTAATGCATATATAAAAAACCTACTATACGTAACGTTAGTAGGTCTAAAAATAGTATTTTTTGTGAGTTATACTCAATTTAAAGAATTGAGTCTCTATTTTTTAAGAACTAATTAGTCTAAAATCGCAGCAATTCCAGGAAGCGTTTTCCCTTCTAAGCTTTCTAGCATAGCACCACCACCTGTACTTACGTAACTTACTTTATCTTCAAAACCAAACTCTTTTACAGCAGCTACAGAATCTCCTCCTCCAACTAAAGAAAAAGCTCCATTTTTAGTAGCGTTAGCAATAGAATTTCCAAGCGCTATAGTGCCTTTAGAAAAAGTTTCCATTTCAAAAACGCCTAATGGACCGTTCCATAAAATGGTGTTACATTTATTAACTACGTCGTCAAAAATCTCTAAAGATTTTGGACCAGCATCCAAACCTTGCCATCCATCAGGAATATGATAAACATCTACGTGTTGTGTATTGGCATCGTTGCTAAAAGCATCTGCAGCAATAACATCCACAGGTAAGTGAACTTGTACTCCTTTAGCCTCAGCTTGTTTTAAAATATCTAAAGCTAATTCCATTTTATCATCTTCGCAGATAGAATCTCCAATAGATCCTCCTTTAGCTTTAATGAATGTAAATGTCATTCCTCCACCAATAATAAGGTGATCTACTTTATCTAAAATATTTTCTATAACCGTGATTTTTGAAGATACTTTAGCGCCACCAAGTACTGCTAACACAGGCTTTTCACCATCTTCTAATACTTTTTTGATGCTCTCTATCTCTTTGGCCAATAAGCTTCCGAAGCATTTAGCATCAGGAAAAAATTCTGCAACAATAGTTGTAGAAGCATGAGCTCTATGTGCTGTACCAAAAGCATCATTTACATAAATATCTCCTAGCTTAGATAGTTGTTTTGCAAAGTCTTTATCACCTTTTGTTTCCTCGTCATGAAAACGCAAGTTTTCGAGCAATAAAATTTCGCCTGGTTGTAAAGCATTTGCCTTTTCTTCTGCTTCTTCACCAACACAGTTGCTTGCAAATTTTACTTCAACCCCTAAAATATCTTCAATTTTTGGAATAATATGCTTTAAAGAAAACTCTTCTTGTACTCCCTTTGGTCGTCCTAAATGCGACATTAAAACACAGCTTCCTCCATCTTCTAAGATTTTTATAATCGTTGGTTTTGCAGAAATAATTCTAGTGTCGTCAGTCACTTCAAATTTATCATTTAGAGGCACATTAAAATCTACGCGGATTAATGCTTTTTTATCTTTGAAATTAAAATCGTTTAGTGTCTTCATCTGTTTTAAATAAGGAATATCTTTCTCTGTTTTGAATAACAAATATAAAGATTAGAAAGCATAAAAAAATTACATAGTTTTGCTTTATGTTATTTTCTGAAGTTTTAGGGCAAGAACACATTAAAAATCACCTTACAACAAGTGTTGATCAAGGTAGAATTGCACACGCGCAACTTTTTGTTGGACCAGAAGGTTCTGGTACTTTACCTATGGCCATAGCTTATGCACAATACATTTTGTGTAGCAACACTGGTGGTGAAAACACTGGTGGAAATGAATCTTGTAATCTAAAATTCAAGAACGTATCGCATCCCGATTTGCACTTCGCCTTTCCTGTTACCACAAGTGATAAAGTAAAAAGTAAACCTGTTTCTAATTTTTATCTCGAAGAATGGAGACAACTGTTAGACCAGCAACCTTACGGCAACCTTTTTGATTGGTACAAATTATTGGGTGTGGACAACAAGCAAGGGCAAATTGGTGTTGATGAAGCTTTTGAAATTGTAAAGTCCCTTTCACTAAAATCTTATGAAGGCGGTTACAAAGTGATGCTAATTTGGATGGCAGAAAAAATGAATACTGCTGCTGCCAATAAGCTTTTAAAACTTATTGAGGAACCACCTGAAAAAACCATTTTCATTCTCATTGCAGAAGACGAAGAGCAAATTATAAATACCATTCGTTCGCGTTGTCAAATACTAACATTTCCTCCTCTAGCTGAAGAAGCAATTACTGAAGCTTTAGTGAGAAACTATCATATTGAAAATGCGGTTGCCACTAAAATTGCGCATCAAGCTAATGGCAATTACAACAAGGCTTGCGATCTTATTTATCAAGATAGTGAAGATATTCAGTTTGAAAAATGGTTTATTCTTTGGGTACGTTCGGCTTTTAAAGCCAGAGGAAACAAAGCGGCTATTCACGATTTAATTTCTTGGAGCGAAGAAATTGCAAAAACTGGAAGAGAAACACAAAAGAAGTTTTTAGCATTTTGTCTCAATTATTTTAGACAAGCCATGCTTATGAATTACAAAGCTGATTCTTTGGTGTATTTAGAACCAAAATCCGAAGGTTTTAAGCTTGAAAATTTTGCTCCTTTTGTGCATGGCAATAACATTTTGGAAATTAGTGATGAACTTCAAGATGCTATTTATCATATTGAAAGGAATGGGAATTCTAAGATTATCCTAACCGATTTAAGTATAAAACTTACACGTTTACTACATAAAAAAGCCAGCTAATTGCTGGCTTTATTTTTTATTCAAAAGTATAGGACGTTACATTGACTTGCGTTAACCTAAAATAGCCAAAAGCATATTGTTCTGGGTTGGTAGGATTAATACAATTTCCTCTAATTAAAGCAGAATTAGATGAAAACGGATCACCACCACTGTAATACTGTTCTATCAACAACCTCATGTAGTTGTAGTACTGTTCAGAAATACCATAAAGTTCAATATCTACCACATCTCCAGGTTGAAACGCAGCTTCACCATTATCTTCATCATCATCCTTTTCAAAAAAGTCATGAATTTCATTGCCATTCACAAATTCGTCTGAAATATCTTCAAAATAGGGGAACAAATCTCCGTCTTCGTAATAACGAATAAGGTAGTAGTTTTCTTCATCTACAGGATCATCAAAATAGACATTCACTTCTAGTAATTCATCATCAAAACCTCCTTCAATACTTTGCGTAATACTATTGATATCTGAAACTGACATTAACGTTTCGGTAGCTTCATAATTTTCACCATTATAGCTAACGTCTAAACGGTAGGTGTCTCCAATAACTGGAACAAAATTATCTATAGTATAATTACCATCATTTTCATCCACAAAATTGAATATGGCACCAGTATTTGTATTAGTAACTGTAACCGTTGCTCCGCTAACGCTAGTGTCTTCCTCTGTACTAAAATATGGAGATGACATGCTCAATTTTATGGTTTGTGCATTGCCAGCTGTTCCTTTTTCCCAATCTAAAGATGCTTCTATCACCAAACGTGGTTCGGCATTATTTACATCAACATCGATGACATCTTCGCATGATGAGAAAACAATTAATGCAATTACTAGTAAGCTTTTTATATAGTTTTTCATGATGCTAAAATTTAAAGTTATAGGTTACCGAAGGAATGATTCCGAAAATTGAAATTCGAGTGGCTTCGTTTAATCCTGTTTGATTGTTTTGGTTGAAACTTATCGAAGCAGCATTT from Winogradskyella sp. MH6 includes these protein-coding regions:
- a CDS encoding phosphoglycerate kinase is translated as MKTLNDFNFKDKKALIRVDFNVPLNDKFEVTDDTRIISAKPTIIKILEDGGSCVLMSHLGRPKGVQEEFSLKHIIPKIEDILGVEVKFASNCVGEEAEEKANALQPGEILLLENLRFHDEETKGDKDFAKQLSKLGDIYVNDAFGTAHRAHASTTIVAEFFPDAKCFGSLLAKEIESIKKVLEDGEKPVLAVLGGAKVSSKITVIENILDKVDHLIIGGGMTFTFIKAKGGSIGDSICEDDKMELALDILKQAEAKGVQVHLPVDVIAADAFSNDANTQHVDVYHIPDGWQGLDAGPKSLEIFDDVVNKCNTILWNGPLGVFEMETFSKGTIALGNSIANATKNGAFSLVGGGDSVAAVKEFGFEDKVSYVSTGGGAMLESLEGKTLPGIAAILD
- a CDS encoding DNA polymerase III subunit, with the protein product MLFSEVLGQEHIKNHLTTSVDQGRIAHAQLFVGPEGSGTLPMAIAYAQYILCSNTGGENTGGNESCNLKFKNVSHPDLHFAFPVTTSDKVKSKPVSNFYLEEWRQLLDQQPYGNLFDWYKLLGVDNKQGQIGVDEAFEIVKSLSLKSYEGGYKVMLIWMAEKMNTAAANKLLKLIEEPPEKTIFILIAEDEEQIINTIRSRCQILTFPPLAEEAITEALVRNYHIENAVATKIAHQANGNYNKACDLIYQDSEDIQFEKWFILWVRSAFKARGNKAAIHDLISWSEEIAKTGRETQKKFLAFCLNYFRQAMLMNYKADSLVYLEPKSEGFKLENFAPFVHGNNILEISDELQDAIYHIERNGNSKIILTDLSIKLTRLLHKKAS
- a CDS encoding DUF4249 domain-containing protein — translated: MKNYIKSLLVIALIVFSSCEDVIDVDVNNAEPRLVIEASLDWEKGTAGNAQTIKLSMSSPYFSTEEDTSVSGATVTVTNTNTGAIFNFVDENDGNYTIDNFVPVIGDTYRLDVSYNGENYEATETLMSVSDINSITQSIEGGFDDELLEVNVYFDDPVDEENYYLIRYYEDGDLFPYFEDISDEFVNGNEIHDFFEKDDDEDNGEAAFQPGDVVDIELYGISEQYYNYMRLLIEQYYSGGDPFSSNSALIRGNCINPTNPEQYAFGYFRLTQVNVTSYTFE